Proteins co-encoded in one Salvia splendens isolate huo1 chromosome 4, SspV2, whole genome shotgun sequence genomic window:
- the LOC121800872 gene encoding uncharacterized protein LOC121800872 encodes MSEGRPWFIREDFNTILSTRDRTGSDTNRQVEMVNFAEAIEDCRFLDPGFDGSDYTWAKNVLMKRLDRVLNAEQPGGGRAFRFQNMWVRHEGFADMVRGDWMAPSEATGLLNLKIKLARIKQTFKWWNREVFGNIHANLKACEKNIVVAQSEFEGDPSAQNRMEINKQIAEYVLLLKMEEDFWRQKAALRWLEEGDKNTRFYQSWVKQKRIRLRIHKINANGKELTDDLEIRDSAVEFYQNLLAPTYPE; translated from the exons ATGTCGGAAGGGAGGCCTTGGTTCATTAGAGAggacttcaacaccatcctcTCCACTCGCGATAGGACGGGAAGCGACACCAATCGGCAAGTGGAGATGGTTAACTTCGCCGAGGCAATAGAGGATTGCCGATTCTTGGATCCAGGCTTTGATGGCTCGGACTACACCTGGGCAAAGAATGTCCTCATGAAAAGATTGGATAGAGTGCTA AATGCCGAACAACCTGGGGGTGGAAGagcgttccggttccaaaacatgtgggtgcGGCATGAGGGGTTTGCTGATATGGTGCGAGGAGATTGGATGGCTCCCTCGGAGGCTACAGGCCTACTCAACTTGAAGATCAAATTAGCAAGGATTAAACAGACATTCAAATGGTGGAACAGAGAGGTTTTCGGGAATATCCATGCCAACCTCAAAGCCTGTGAAAAGAATATTGTCGTGGCTCAATCTGAGTTCGAGGGAGACCCTTCGGCCCAGAACAGAATGGAGATCAACAAACAAATAGCTGAGTACGTCCTTCTTCTCAAGATGGAAGAAGACTTCTGGCGCCAGAAAGCGGCTCTCCGTTGGTTGGAAGAGGGTGATAAAAACACTAGgttctaccaaagttgggtgaagcaaAAGAGAATTCGGTTGCGAATCCACAAGATTAATGCTAATGGGAAGGAGCTCACGGATGACCTTGAAATCAGAGACTCGGCGGTCGAGTTCTATCAAAACCTCCTTGCGCCAACTTACCCGGAGTAG